In the genome of Coraliomargarita algicola, one region contains:
- a CDS encoding SDR family oxidoreductase, translated as MKILLTGASGLLGHAYAQAAVRRGHSVTALYNQHPPLASGLERSIQLDASQPEALTALCLEHWPDVIVNCAAISNPASVDAVPRLAEQVNVALPRLLAQVSTHLGARLLHVSTDMVFDGLAEEPYRSTDMPGPTNLYGQTKLMAEREVLEHNPEDPVVLRIPILMGNSPRGQRSVHEKLIAAIQAGERPKLYCDEMRQPCSASNVAEVLLELSERRDLHGLFHWAGSETLSRFEMGQRILKHFGLPLDAVESACREDESRPANLTLNLHPIVSKLKTKPVDFEAQLEELTRVEPLNA; from the coding sequence ATGAAGATTCTACTCACTGGCGCCTCCGGACTGCTAGGCCATGCATATGCACAGGCCGCCGTCCGCCGCGGTCACTCCGTCACCGCACTCTATAACCAGCACCCACCCCTCGCGTCGGGCCTCGAACGTTCGATCCAACTCGACGCCTCCCAGCCCGAAGCGCTCACTGCCTTGTGCCTCGAACACTGGCCCGATGTGATCGTTAATTGCGCGGCCATTTCCAACCCAGCATCCGTCGACGCAGTTCCGCGCCTCGCCGAACAGGTCAATGTCGCCCTGCCACGCTTACTGGCGCAAGTCTCCACCCATCTCGGCGCCCGCCTACTCCATGTCTCCACCGATATGGTCTTTGACGGGCTCGCCGAAGAGCCCTACCGCTCCACAGATATGCCGGGCCCCACGAATCTCTACGGCCAAACCAAGCTGATGGCGGAACGGGAAGTTCTGGAGCACAACCCTGAGGACCCCGTCGTTTTGCGCATCCCCATCCTCATGGGCAACAGTCCACGCGGCCAACGCAGCGTGCACGAAAAACTCATCGCCGCCATCCAAGCCGGCGAGCGCCCGAAACTCTACTGCGACGAAATGCGCCAGCCTTGCTCCGCCTCCAACGTGGCGGAAGTCTTACTCGAACTCAGCGAACGCCGCGATCTCCACGGGCTCTTTCATTGGGCTGGCAGCGAAACCCTCAGTCGCTTTGAAATGGGCCAACGCATTCTCAAACACTTCGGCCTCCCACTCGACGCCGTGGAATCTGCTTGTCGAGAGGACGAATCACGCCCCGCCAATTTGACCCTCAATTTGCACCCCATCGTCTCCAAACTAAAAACAAAGCCCGTCGATTTCGAAGCACAACTCGAAGAGCTCACGCGCGTCGAGCCGCTCAACGCCTAA
- a CDS encoding lipoate--protein ligase family protein encodes MLIALPNAFGDASTNMAIDAALLESIPNGLAALRHYAWLEPAASFGYSQRYTEVVQATAPNIQLVRRLTGGGIVDHRNDWTYALIIQRALPCAAIAASELYLKVHHAIQLALKEMDIESRLAPCPRNCKSTDPVSQCFVTPAANDVLRPDGQKIAGAAMKRTRQGLLIQGSLDRSTLPDAFNFAHFQTRLQTQLAQTLQLPLGELEDIRPLFNSERIEREKQRFADRAWNQKR; translated from the coding sequence ATGCTCATCGCACTGCCCAACGCCTTCGGCGACGCCAGCACCAACATGGCGATCGACGCCGCGCTGCTAGAAAGCATTCCCAACGGACTCGCGGCCTTGCGCCACTACGCCTGGCTGGAACCTGCTGCCAGCTTTGGCTATTCACAACGCTACACTGAAGTCGTGCAAGCCACAGCTCCCAACATTCAACTGGTGCGGCGATTGACAGGTGGCGGCATCGTGGATCACCGCAACGATTGGACCTACGCGCTCATCATTCAACGCGCACTCCCCTGCGCCGCCATCGCCGCCAGTGAGCTCTACCTAAAAGTCCACCACGCGATCCAACTTGCTCTCAAGGAAATGGACATCGAGAGCCGCCTCGCCCCCTGTCCCCGAAACTGCAAGTCCACAGATCCTGTCTCTCAATGCTTTGTCACACCTGCCGCCAATGATGTACTCCGCCCCGACGGACAAAAAATCGCTGGTGCCGCCATGAAGCGCACGCGGCAGGGACTCCTCATCCAAGGCTCCCTTGATCGCAGCACACTCCCCGACGCGTTCAACTTCGCCCACTTTCAAACACGGCTCCAAACACAATTAGCACAGACGCTCCAACTCCCGCTCGGCGAGCTGGAAGACATCCGCCCGCTCTTCAACAGCGAACGCATCGAGCGTGAAAAACAACGTTTTGCCGACAGGGCATGGAACCAAAAAAGATAA
- the hisC gene encoding histidinol-phosphate transaminase: MKYAELANAGVHEQPVYQPGKPIEYVAQEFGLDPALIAKLASNENPFGPSPKAMAAAQTALRTAHLYPDGNCCQLRAAIAQARGIGEDALIIGNGSNEIIELLGHAFLRPGVEVVMGDQAFIVYKLITKLFGATPVEVPMQDFGHDLSAMRAAVTDQTRLVFVASPNNPTGVANTEADLIELTESLPAHVILCLDEAYAEYLERAPDLRAQMAAGCKVFCMRTFSKIYGLGGLRVGYGYGAPELIQLLQRVRQPFNVNAIAQVAASAALTDHEFVNKCRTANEAGRAQLVAGLEALGNATVGGQANFVLANVGDGGAFFQALQQRGLIVRPLAPYGMPAFVRITIGTEAENQRLLAAARELAQSQGVPDSR, encoded by the coding sequence ATGAAATACGCTGAACTCGCGAATGCTGGTGTGCATGAACAACCGGTCTACCAACCCGGAAAACCTATTGAGTATGTTGCTCAGGAGTTTGGACTCGATCCTGCCCTGATCGCTAAACTCGCCTCTAATGAGAATCCGTTTGGACCCTCGCCCAAAGCTATGGCAGCGGCGCAGACGGCTCTTCGGACCGCCCATCTGTATCCGGATGGCAATTGCTGTCAGCTGCGTGCGGCGATCGCTCAGGCGCGTGGCATCGGCGAAGATGCCCTAATCATTGGAAATGGCTCGAATGAAATCATCGAGTTATTGGGACATGCCTTCTTGCGCCCCGGTGTGGAAGTCGTGATGGGGGATCAGGCCTTTATCGTCTACAAATTGATCACCAAACTGTTTGGTGCGACTCCGGTGGAGGTGCCGATGCAGGATTTTGGGCATGATTTGTCTGCTATGCGGGCGGCGGTCACCGATCAGACGCGCTTAGTCTTCGTGGCCAGTCCTAATAATCCGACGGGCGTGGCGAATACGGAGGCTGATTTGATCGAGTTGACTGAATCCTTGCCCGCGCATGTAATTCTTTGTCTCGACGAAGCTTATGCGGAGTATTTGGAGCGTGCACCGGATCTGCGGGCACAGATGGCGGCGGGATGTAAGGTCTTTTGCATGCGCACCTTTTCTAAAATCTACGGATTGGGCGGGTTGCGAGTGGGCTACGGCTATGGTGCGCCCGAATTGATTCAATTGCTGCAGCGGGTGCGGCAGCCATTTAATGTAAATGCGATCGCGCAGGTGGCCGCAAGCGCGGCCCTCACGGATCATGAGTTTGTGAATAAGTGCCGGACTGCTAATGAGGCGGGGCGGGCACAACTGGTTGCGGGGCTGGAGGCGCTCGGCAATGCGACCGTCGGCGGACAAGCGAACTTTGTGTTGGCCAATGTGGGCGATGGTGGAGCGTTTTTTCAGGCACTCCAGCAGCGTGGCTTGATTGTGCGGCCTCTTGCTCCTTATGGCATGCCGGCATTTGTTCGGATTACGATCGGCACCGAAGCGGAGAACCAGCGGCTTTTGGCGGCGGCCCGTGAGTTGGCACAATCCCAGGGAGTTCCGGATTCGCGATGA
- a CDS encoding hemolysin family protein, whose amino-acid sequence MSDAWIRFGISVASVGLMLVLHAFLVMCEISLVKFRYRKPSEEQLEALMQLPGLARMIDNSDQTGRVVRFSKTLCTVAVGLLLMPLVSDFFGLFQMEVAPARWIVVLVSFTLAVSVHFFFAEIFPRGLAMRDPSKAIRRSYRVLLGFQFLTFPVMLFFRMLKKSLYRRIGVDVEDELNPLDVDVQIRAMGEDSSQLSGVVRKIVNRTLQMQELVVQDILLPRSQVVICDLDLGIKANLETMKAAGHTRFPLCRGDLDECLGLIHIKDIFRWREPVSEIDLMKLKRNLAVFPLETPLEEALERMLRAKFHMALAVDEFGGIVGVITLESILEELVGEIQDEFDSEEEQIVAIGDGKRFRISGLTPIHDIEEELEIEIDNEEVSTFGGLITGELGHIPERGESLSCYGLEITVDEVDDRRVIAATVSLQASVELNP is encoded by the coding sequence ATGAGTGACGCTTGGATTCGTTTTGGAATTTCTGTGGCTTCGGTGGGGCTGATGCTCGTGCTGCATGCCTTTTTGGTCATGTGCGAAATTAGCCTAGTGAAGTTTCGCTATCGCAAGCCCAGTGAAGAGCAGTTAGAGGCGCTCATGCAATTGCCCGGGCTGGCTCGTATGATCGACAATAGCGATCAAACGGGGCGGGTGGTGCGCTTTAGTAAGACGCTGTGTACGGTGGCGGTTGGACTGCTGTTGATGCCATTAGTTAGCGATTTTTTCGGGCTCTTCCAGATGGAGGTCGCGCCCGCGCGTTGGATTGTAGTTCTGGTCTCTTTTACCTTGGCCGTGTCGGTGCACTTCTTCTTTGCCGAGATTTTTCCACGCGGGCTTGCGATGCGCGATCCCTCAAAGGCGATCCGTCGCTCATACCGCGTATTACTCGGATTTCAGTTTTTGACTTTTCCGGTCATGCTGTTTTTCCGGATGTTGAAGAAGTCGCTTTATCGTCGTATCGGGGTGGACGTGGAAGACGAGTTGAACCCATTGGATGTGGATGTGCAAATCCGCGCGATGGGGGAGGATAGCAGTCAACTGTCCGGAGTGGTTCGCAAGATCGTGAATCGTACCTTGCAGATGCAAGAGCTGGTGGTGCAGGACATCCTGTTGCCACGTAGTCAGGTGGTGATTTGTGATTTAGACCTGGGAATTAAGGCGAATCTGGAGACCATGAAAGCGGCCGGGCACACACGTTTTCCGCTCTGTCGTGGGGATTTGGATGAGTGCCTCGGGCTCATTCACATTAAGGATATATTTCGCTGGCGCGAGCCTGTGTCAGAGATCGATTTGATGAAGTTGAAACGTAACTTGGCTGTCTTTCCGCTGGAAACTCCTTTGGAAGAGGCGCTTGAGCGAATGTTGCGCGCCAAATTTCACATGGCGTTGGCGGTGGATGAATTTGGTGGGATCGTCGGGGTGATCACCTTGGAAAGCATTTTAGAAGAACTCGTGGGTGAAATTCAGGATGAGTTTGACAGTGAAGAAGAGCAGATTGTGGCGATTGGTGATGGGAAGCGTTTTCGAATTTCCGGTCTGACGCCGATTCATGACATCGAAGAGGAGCTAGAGATCGAAATCGACAACGAAGAAGTGTCCACCTTTGGCGGTTTGATTACCGGAGAGTTGGGGCATATTCCCGAGCGCGGAGAGAGTCTGAGCTGTTACGGCTTGGAGATCACTGTGGATGAGGTCGATGATCGCCGCGTGATTGCCGCCACCGTATCGCTACAGGCGTCCGTTGAGTTGAATCCGTAG
- a CDS encoding alpha/beta hydrolase, whose translation MNTDTLHTGLPLTFPLWEHNTPLAGEALPGLPRLTMYLPSPELRSGQAMIICPGGGYGGLSVPKEGHRIARFLSSHGHAAAVLENRYAPYRHPAPLIDAQRAIRTLRHHAAEWFIAPDQIGIMGFSAGGHLAGTAATQAQVEAGIVGDAIDQQHSRPNFAALIYPVISLNADCAHLGSRNNLLGAEAEPQLIQQLSLENAVSDQTPPTLLVHTNEDGGVPPENSILFYQALRANNIPAELHIYEKEGHGIGLAKNHPWGKAMLQWMQNRL comes from the coding sequence ATGAATACAGATACCCTACACACCGGACTTCCCCTCACCTTCCCCCTATGGGAACACAACACACCGCTCGCCGGCGAAGCACTTCCGGGCTTGCCGCGACTCACCATGTATTTGCCCAGTCCCGAACTTCGCAGTGGCCAGGCAATGATCATTTGCCCCGGCGGTGGCTACGGCGGCCTATCCGTGCCCAAAGAAGGGCACCGGATCGCACGCTTCCTCAGCTCACACGGACACGCAGCGGCCGTATTGGAAAATCGCTACGCGCCCTATCGTCATCCAGCCCCATTGATCGATGCGCAACGCGCCATCCGCACACTCCGACACCATGCAGCCGAATGGTTCATTGCACCCGACCAAATCGGCATTATGGGCTTCTCCGCGGGCGGACACCTGGCCGGCACTGCCGCCACACAGGCACAAGTAGAAGCTGGCATCGTCGGTGATGCCATCGACCAACAACACAGTCGCCCCAACTTTGCGGCGCTGATCTACCCCGTTATCAGCCTCAACGCAGACTGCGCCCACTTAGGCTCACGCAACAATTTACTAGGCGCAGAAGCAGAGCCGCAACTCATTCAGCAGCTCAGCCTAGAAAATGCGGTCAGCGATCAAACGCCCCCCACACTCCTGGTCCATACCAACGAAGATGGCGGCGTGCCCCCCGAAAACAGCATCTTATTTTACCAGGCACTCCGTGCCAACAACATCCCCGCCGAGTTACACATTTACGAAAAAGAAGGCCACGGCATCGGCCTAGCCAAGAATCACCCATGGGGCAAAGCCATGTTACAGTGGATGCAAAACCGACTGTAA